In Dioscorea cayenensis subsp. rotundata cultivar TDr96_F1 chromosome 13, TDr96_F1_v2_PseudoChromosome.rev07_lg8_w22 25.fasta, whole genome shotgun sequence, the sequence AGTATCCAATATTGAACTAATCTATCCTTCTTCTCTAttatcctctcattttatcTAACAAAGGTTTGGTTACCAACTAATAATTATGAatgaatgtttttttcttagACAATTCCTTTAGAAAGACTAAATCAAAGTCATGATTGAAGACTGAAGAAAGCTAAGCATCggaatataaataatagtgagAAGAGATTGAGATTAATATAATGAGCGAGAAAGCTGCATCGAATGTAGTGTTGAACCATGTTGATGATGTTATAATCCTGTTCTTGGCCTTGAAatagttgttcatgtttttaTGAGGAATTAATAGAAGGCTTTCTGGAAGGACTTTGATGGAGTTAATTAAGGATGATGTCGAGATTGATAAAGATGAAGGAAGTGAAGTAATTAATTAGAGAGGAACCACGTTGATGTTGGAAAGTGATCAGTGGGTGTATTAATTTGTTGAACTTGTTATTTGATGGATCAAGTTAATTTGTGTTTATCCCATTCATTTAGCTTTAtgtttgagatatatataattcatataatCATTAGTTATATATCTATCATTTGTTATCTACTCTATTCTGATCacttaaatatcaaataaataaatacattaaaaaaaaaagcaataataaattttaaccaGACAAATCTAACCAAAAACAAAGTTGAAAATTCCCTTATTCTCATACAACTGTACTTAAAACACCCAAAACTAAAACCTCAAACATATTACACATATATAAGTTATAACATACGTATAAAACtaatccatgcatgcatgatgcATGGATTTGATCTACACGTCCTTCCTCTCCTGATTAATCCTGGCCGCCGCCGACACCGACGCCGCCACTCCTCCCATCGCCGTCATCCCTTCTTCATTATTCCTCAACTCCGCCGCTATCACTCTCTCCGCATCCTCTTTAGTCACCGGCTTATCTCCGGGCAACTTCATTGTCGCATCCTACaacacacaaattaatattaattaattaattcctaacatggtatcaaagcTTTGTCAATTtaccattaattaattaattcctaTATATTTAATATGGTATCAAAGCTTTATCAAATTTACCGATAAAACATCAGATAACTTGGTCTTGTACTCATCATGAGTAACAAGCTCATTAGCAGCCACGGCAGACTGAGCTTCGGCAGCGACGCCGCCGGGCGCCGGAACACCACTGCCACCGGTGATGATCGCCTCCGCCGCCTGAATCGCCGCCGCATCACTCAAAGTCACTGGCTTCCTCCCCGCCATCGCCGCCGTCGCTTCCAACACTTCCCCTATAGTTACAGCATCTTGTTTCAGTGCACCAGCCGGCGAAGTCATCGTCACCGGTTCAGGCCGGGAGTGTTGTTCAACGACCTGGCCGGCGACAGTCTCGGTGATGACGTGGCGGCCGGAGGGGAGGTCGGATTGGGTGACGGACACACCATGGTGAGCGGCAGCGGGGCTGATGTCGTCACGGGTGACGTGGCCGGCGCGTTTGTTACGGGTGGCGGCGGACTGCATGGTGGAGGCGGCGCTGGCGGGGAGGGTTTGGCCGGTGGTTAGGGTTTCGGCGGATTGCATCATGGCGGCGTCTTGAGGGGTTATGGTTTGGTCGGAGAGGCTGCCGGAGACGTTGAAGACATCGCTGTACTTGATCGGAGATGGTGTTTGGTCTTGTTGTGGTTTACGTGGCTGCTGTTCTTGGCTCATTGTTTCACAATAGTAAGTAGTAGTTAGTACCAGTACTacgtagtagtagtagtagttagtactagtattacgtagtagtagtagtagtagaggTAGTGAGTTTGAAGATGAGAACAATGGAAAGAGATGGTGCATGTATGATATAGGGAGAGATGGAGAACTAGATACGTTGCACGTGTAGTTACACGTGTGGATGTGTTGGGATCTTGTTTGTCCGAGATTGACACGTGGTGTTTTGTGTTGCTTCAAATTTGTAAGTGGTGGGGAAGCGGTGGtgctgtattttttttttcaatttttttttaaatattaaatgagtttttttaaagtatattgGTAAGGGACTTGCTCAGAGCGGTAGAATAcagtttatttcttatttaccGGTATGGTCTGGGTGatataatactatttatttattatttacgtAATTCTAGTATTGattttttgccaaaaaaaaaaaaatttattttgtttcttcaaaaactggatgaaaaatttattattatagaattataATATACTAGATTTATGTACCCGCGCTAATGCTGCGGGTTGATTATATCTAAAAAGAAGATTGTAAAGatagtataaattttgaaaaaaaaattgttaatgtcattttttttataaattgttttcAGTATGAGACGTATATTTACAAGATTTGAAaagttggaaaatatattactGGAATATGTTATATTGTTTattgaataatgaaaatgatttcatttcaaTACTTTGGAAGGAAAAACAATTTTAAGTATTATGCCTTCtacttggtttttttctttgtaagaATTGAAATAAGATACCcgtctaatatatatatacaaacacttCATCATTCAAGAGAATTTGTTACAACTTATCatcacataaatattaatttaagagTAATGTTGTCGTTGAGATGGTATTATGCTAGGTCCTCATGCTTCTAATTTAGTTTTAGCAAACAAAACTACTTGTatcaacacataaaaaaattgttcaagTTCTCATCTTTAACTACAAAAAAGTGAacagaaaagggaaagaaacaAAGTGAAACAACTTCACTCCACTCATGGTTGTCATTATGGATGTGGAGTGTTCAACGTTGTCATCCATGGCAACGGGAAGGTTGAGGTCTGAATATTCCtgtaatcataatttaaaataatcaataataatgattgaaaaggaaaatattgtaaatagtattcaaaattttataattattacttcgagttTTTCAATCAGTTCCTTTGCATTTGAAGAAGAGATAATGATCTGCCGTGCAACTAGGTTGATGAACCCTTCCTGTAGAACTTTGTCGATGAAATGAAAGTAGCAAGTTATAATATCCATCAACATTTACAACACCTAAAAtgatccatgatgacaaaattaATGCAAAATAATGCTCGGGTATGCTCACTCGAGGGTGTTTCTAATATTATATTGTTGTCGACTTCTCATTGGCCCATTGACTAACAATGGGGAATCGGGAAAGATGTTAAAGTGGGCTAGCAGAGGTATTGATGATAGAGGAGCTTGTGATGCTTTGGTTTTATCAAACTCattaaaaagacaaaacacTTAACCAATAAGGGACGATCAAATGTCCAACAAAGACAAACtcttgaatatatattatatgcttttcatttgaaaaatgcATGTATATAAACCATGATGGTaagatgaagagatgatgaagatggaggagccgacaggagagagagagagagagagcattgtTAATCAACAATGGTGAAATAATCATTCCATGTTGTCTTAATTGTGCTATCTGCTCTATCTGTCATTATTATCATATCTCTTTCCTTCTTTGACTTTCTTTCTCTCTAACACtctatctcctttttttttaaggtttcattctctatatatttctattaacctttagtatatagttcatacaaatatatttaaagataaatttgtTATACTTATGGTTCAAGTGCTAAGGTAACAATGATGTAATCTTTTTTgcatcttttctctctttttttaagggcatgtttttgtttcagaatcattaacaaaattattcatattgttATTGCTTGGATTTGTGCAGATATGCACTTGAATTAATGCTTTTCAGATGTCTTTATCCAGAATCTATATGCGCGTCTTTCTTTTTATGATGTTTGCTATCAGGAGGTGGATTTAGTCaatgcatttttttctttatttgttttccttttgcttTTGTGTGGATGTTTATGTGAAGTATGTTGTCTTTTGTGATTGCAATCTCTTTTGTttggtattatatatatatatatagaagaaaatTCTTACCTCAACAAAAGTTTGCAAAGACTCGAATCAGCTAATCACTTTTACTCAAGATTTCCAATCTACATAACATGATTGCGTTTATAAACAACTAATCAAATTTGCAGAATAAACACAATAGGATaatttaattacatattttaattaacatataCAGTAGGGCTATTATGCATATAAACGGCGAAAAAACGACAAAACAGACCTTTTgttacatatttaatattattagacTTACATTAAAATacacattaaaatattaaacacataatatttatactaaattaaaatttattttaaaaactaaagaaacttatttttttagacaTATTCAGTAGAGGAATCGTTTATTGAAGCAGATCTACTTTTCTATCAACTTATATTGCTTTCAGACTGTTCTGCTTCATTCAGTCTTATTTCTGTCCTTCAGTTCTTCTAATTCAGTAGTCATCATTGCAAGGCTGTCTGATAGTATATCAGTTAATATCTTTTAGCTCTTCTAATTCATATTTGACGTCACGTAGTTCCTTCTCATTCACATCTTTAATAATAacatcataaattatttttcgaTGCTTTATGGCACGTAACGCATCataattttcaacttttttttgtatttgtttctaATCCAACTTGTTCATGAATTCCACAGCTGTCTTCAAATATGATTTTGCATGAAAAACATGGTTTGTGATCTAGACCATGTTGTTCATATACATAAACTGTAGGTGGTAATCTTACTTTTTTCATAAGCTCCTTAAGTACTATCTtaaattgcacatcaacaatAAGCTGCATGTCGACTTCCATTTTTTCCACCTATTGTGATGTATTAAGAACAGGTAAaagttttcattaataaattgatcttaaaaacataggaatatatatatatatattgctaaaCTTATGAGCTATTAAGTAAATGTGACAGGATTTCATAAACTAATTCTATATCAAGCCAATTATTATCACATAGTGCATTTTACATGAAGAAGAGTAAGGAGTTTGAATTCCTCCACCAATTAGAATGAACAATCTAacatattcattttattaaaaaaataataattaaattcattcaATTCACCTTActcatttatattttaagaaaaacatcattaacttgaaaatatattttgtttaaattattatctctctttttatataagttctatttattttttaaatatatatatatatatatatatatatatatatatcaatcgagttatattatattatttataaaagagatatggaaagttttattaaaaaatatataattaaaaaaatttaaaaaaataataataataggtgATAATATTAAGATGTAGTGTAATTAATGAAGTAATGAAGTCACATGTATAAgaattaataaaacatatattatattaaaactaaatatatatataaaatgttatttttaactTGGTTCAGCAGGTATATATAATATgccaagaataataaaataaagtataagACAATCAACCAACCAAAATGCATCAAATTACTTCTCTTTCGGTTTTGCATATATAACCCACTTGCTTCCCTAATGCCTTATtaattttcctatatatatatatatatatattttccatcttttccttttaatatatggtattttatattcttatgaaattaaaaattattattttttaaatagctTGTTTATAcataagttttaaataaaaaaaaacttatgaataatattaaagcagttgataaatatatttgtaaagaACAATATAAGGATGAGAGTGGCCCACATAACAATAGTATATTAGTATGgacatatttaataaaatggcTGCATATAAGCAGTGTTATGATAATAGACAAAATAATATAGAAGACCAACATACAACGATCATATTGGCTTgagttaatatattatatttaatttaatataatataaaatagataCATCATTATATCTAGACTAATCAAGCCTAGAATTTCTTCGaatgaatgaattaaaaatcaagaattaTATCTTTTAGCTGCATGATAAATAGATAAGACCTTCTTTTGTTCATTATTTCCAAAAGATGATTATAAGTATAACATAATGAAATGAATATCAAGAATACTATTTATTAACATTATCCAATGAAAAAatcatacatataaaatttacc encodes:
- the LOC120274501 gene encoding late embryogenesis abundant protein D-34-like, which encodes MSQEQQPRKPQQDQTPSPIKYSDVFNVSGSLSDQTITPQDAAMMQSAETLTTGQTLPASAASTMQSAATRNKRAGHVTRDDISPAAAHHGVSVTQSDLPSGRHVITETVAGQVVEQHSRPEPVTMTSPAGALKQDAVTIGEVLEATAAMAGRKPVTLSDAAAIQAAEAIITGGSGVPAPGGVAAEAQSAVAANELVTHDEYKTKLSDVLSDATMKLPGDKPVTKEDAERVIAAELRNNEEGMTAMGGVAASVSAAARINQERKDV